The Kribbella sp. NBC_00662 nucleotide sequence AGCGCCAGTCCGACGACGATCAGGGACAGTCCGGCGATCAGCGGGCGGCGCGGGCCGAAGCGCATGACCAGCTTCTCGGAGTACTTGACCGACAGCAGTCCCATGACCACGGTCGTCGGCAGGAACGCCAGTCCGATCTCCAGAGCGTCGTACCCGAGCACCCGCTGCAGGTACAGCGAACCGAGGAAGAAGATGCCGAACATCCCGGAGGCCGACAGCGCCTGGATCAGGTTCGCACCGGTCAGCGTCCTGGAGCGGAAGATCCGCAGCGGCACCAGCGGGTTGGCGGCAGTCGCCTCACGGACGATGAAGCCGGCCAGCAGTACCAGGGTCGCCGCAGCCAGCGCCAGGGTCCGCGGAGCGGTCCAGCCGAGCTCAGCAGCCGGCTTGACGATGGTGAACACACCGACCATCAGCGCCGCGGTGATCAACACAGCACCCGGTACGTCGGTGCCCTTGCCGATCCCCAGACCCTTGTCCTTCTCGATCAGCTTCACTGCGAGTACTGCGGTCAGGACGCCGAGCGGAAGGTTCACGAAGAAGATCCAGTGCCAGCTGATCGCCTGCGTCAGGACGCCACCGGCCAGCAGACCGATCGAGCCGCCGGCGGACGCGACGAACGCGTACACGCCGATCGCCTTGGCCTGCTCCCGCGGTTCGGGGAACAGCGTCACGATCATGCCGAGGATCACCGCGGAGGTCAGCGCACCGCCGACGCCCTGGATGAACCGGGCGATGACGAGCATCTCCTGCGTCTGCGCCAGCCCGCACAGCACGGAGGCGGCGGTGAAGACGATCAGTCCGGCGGTGAAGATGTTGCGCCGGCCGAGCAGGTCGCCCAGTCGGCCGGCCAGCAGGAGCAGGCCGCCGAAGGCGATCAGATAAGCGTTCACTACCCACGCCAGCGAGGAGCTGGTGAAGCCGAGGTCGTCCTGGATGGCCGGCAGGGCCACGTTCACCACGGTCACGTCGAGCACGATCATCAACATGCCCGCGCAGAGGGTGTACAGAGCCAGCCAGCGCGAGCGGCCGCCCTGCGTGGCCGGCGTAGTCGCCAGGGTGTCGGTCGTCGCGTACATCTCGAGGTCTCCTTGCAGTTCGTCGTTTAGGGGCCTTACACCCATACGTCGAACTGGCGGAGCTCAGATTGACACGTCTTCAGAAGTTTTTTCGCGACGCGGCCGAGACAGCGTGTACGCCGTGAGCGCCGGGACCAGTCCGGACCCGACGACGAGCAGTGTCGGAACCGTCGCCGCCAGTGCGAACCAGGTGAGCAGTACGACGACCCCACCGGCCACAGGCAACGGCCGACGCAGCAGGAACAGGTTGGCGGACCGGAACACCGTCTTCATGGTCGCGTCCTCACCCGCCTGCGGCAGCATCGCCAGACCGCTCAGGTAGAGCCCGAGGATCATCCCGGTCAGCGGAATCAGCACTACCAGCGCGAACACCCGCATCGGCCCGGCCGCGAACGCCCAGAACGAGATGCCGAAGGCCAGCAGCACCGCACCGGCGTACAGACCGAATCCAGACAGCCAGAAGTGCTTCATCGCCCAGCGGAACTCCCCGAAGTACCGTCGCAGCAGCTTCGGCTTGTCCTGGCTGATCGCGTCCGCCAGCACCCGCTGCAGCGCGAAAGCGGCCGGGAAGAGCGTGATGATGCCCAGGCTGAGCACGAGGAACACCAGTTGCAGCATGAGCAGGTCGCCCACCACCGACAACTTGCTGAGCACGGTGTTCGTCCGGTTGGCGTTCTGCACCGATCGCCTCCTCGTTCCGTCCGGGCGTCCCTTGATCGTATGATCACGAACAATCACGCGAAGATCAGGGGACCGCATGCTTGCACAGGAGCGCCACGAGCTGATCCTGCGGAGCCTGCGGCGGCACGGCCGGCTCCGGGTGGCCGATCTGGTGGCCGAGCTGGGCGTCTCCGCGATCACAGTACGCCGGGATCTGGCCGAACTGGACTCCGCCGGCCTGCTCCGCCGCGTGCACGGCGGCGCGATCGGCACCGGCACGGCCGACCAGGGCGCCCGCGGGAGTCAGCTCACGATCGGCATCATCGTCCCGAGCGCGGCGTCGTACTACTCCGACGTGATCCGCGGCGCCGAGGCGATGGCCGACCGGTACGGCGCACGCCTGGTCCTCGGCGTCTCCGGGTACGACGCGACGATGGAGCGCGACCGGATCGACAAGGTCCTCGGCATCGGCGTGGCCGGCCTGCTGATCAGCACCGCGCTCGGCGACGGCGACGCGGACCGGCTCGACTCGAGGCTGGACGAGATCGACGTACCCGTGGTGCTGATGGAGCGGGCGTTCGGGTTCCCGCACGTGAACCGCGAGTACGACCACGTCCGCACCGATCACGCGTACGGCGCGATGCTGGCGCTGCGCCATTTCGTCGCGCTCGGTCATCGCCGGATCGCGATCAACCTGCAGGCCACGGTCACGGCGTACTGGCTCCGCAGCGGCATCGAGAAGGCCGCGAAGGCGCTCGGCGTCGAGGTGTTCCTCTCACCCGTCGACCTCCCGATGCGCGGCGACGACCCCGGCGCCATCGCCCAACTCGACGCCTTTCTCGCCGAATGCGAGTCATTCGGCACCCGCGCCGTCCTCGTCCACTCCGACGAACACGGCGCCCGCCTGGTCGAACGCGCGATGGAACTCGGTCTCCGCGTCCCCGAGGACCTGGCCGTCATCGCGTACAACGACGTCACCGCGTCGTTGGCCGTCGTACCCCTGACCGCGATCTCACCGGCCCGCCGAGCGCTGGGCGAAACCGCCTGCGACCTCCTGCTCCGCAAACTCCAGTCGCCCACCACCCCGACCCAGCACCTCAGCCTCCTTCCAACCCTCAACATCCGCACCTCGTGCGGCGCCCCCGGCATCCTGGTGCCCGGTTAAAATCCAGAGGACTACACCGGCACCCGGGAGAGCGCGCGATGGAGTACGCCGAGTTCGAGGTCGAGTACAAACAGGTCGCCGACGTCATCCTCAACGGCCGCAACGGCGTCGACCTGACCGCCGACATCGCTCGACTGCGAGCGCTCGCCGAACAGATCGACGACGAGGACGACCGCGACATCGCGCAGATGGAGATCGAGGGGATCGAGTACGTCGTCGCCCAGGGGCCCGGCGAACCTCCGTCCGAGGTCATCATGGAGGCCCGCCGGATCTACGCCGAGGCCGACCGGGACGACGGCACGACGGCCGAGCGCCTGGCCCGCGCAGAGGAGGGTGTCCAGGCCCTGGAGCGACTCGAGGCCGCCATGCCTGAGGAGGAACAGGCGATCGGCTCGTTGGAGCACACGCTCGTGATGCTGATAGGTGCGTTGCGGCTCATGCGATGAAGGTCACCAGCTTCCGGGAGCTGATGCGCGAGCAGGCGAAGGCTGCCGTGCGGATCTCGGGTGCTCATCATTCGTCCTGGAACGGTCGGTACGGGACGCCGATCGGCCGCGAGAGCAAGCTCGGTGGTACGGCGAACTGCGACCACTCGATCTCGTACAACCCGCGCCATGTGGACGAGCGGCTCCAGGAAATGTTCCGGAACACGCGGGTACATCTTCAGGACAAGGCCGACCTTCGATGAGCTCGGGATCGATCAGATCGCGCCAGGCATCAAGGACGTCAAGAGTGCTCAGGTCTACCAGGAGTTCACACCCGCGGTCGAAGGCTTCGCGGAGATCATGGAGCGGAAGACCGGAGTGCAGCGCGACGAGCTGATCGGACGGCTGGCCGTCGTACCTGCCGATCAGAAGTTCAAGGTGGCTGCCGAGGCGATGTACGACGCCAGCCGGCTGCCCGAGCTGATGCCGCCGGACCAGCGGGACCAAGCTGTCGCGCGGATAGCGGCGGCGATGAACGCCGGATTCGCGAAGGTGGCGAAACTTCCGGAGAGCGCGGATGCCGAGAGCCGCCGCACGGTCGGCATGCAGGCCGCCGCCGAGGGATCCAAGATGGTCAGCCGGCTGAAGAAGCAGTGGCAGATGCCGGCGCCGAACCAGCAGGTCCAGCGCGGCGCCGAACAGCAGCGAACCGCTTACCTCGAACGCGGCGACGGACCCCAGCCGCCCGCACCCTCGGCACCGACTCCGGCATCCCCGGCAGCTCCGGCCTTGCCGCCTGATGTTGCGGCTGCGGCTCGGGCCGGGCTGTCCGGGCCGCCGTTGGCGTCGGCCAGTCGGTTGAGCGCGGAGCGGCAGGGTGCGCGGGGTGCGGGAGCGACCGCTCCGGCGGTCCAGCGGCAAGCGCCGGAAACCCAACGCTGAACCCGAGCCCGAACCGTCGGCCGCCGAGCGCCGAAACGTTGATCGCTCAGGTTCCGGTCTTGATCGAATGTGATCGTTCGAGCGGTGAGGTATTGACGAGGAAAGCCCTTTCCCATACTTTCGCTGCACTTGAGGGGTCGCGGGCCCCCGGCTGGAACAGGCAGCGAAGGAGTTCCCCTGTGAGACGAGGTGTGGGACTGACCGTGTTGGCGGCTGCGCTCAGCGTGGTGGTCAGCGGTTGTGGCAGCGGGGTGATCGACAAGAGTACGGACGGCGTACCGCCGGCCGAGGCGACCGGGACGTTGCGGGTGCTGATCCCGTCGTTCCCGCCCAGCACGAAGGGGCGGGAGGCGTTCCAGAACGTCGTCGACGAGTTCCACAAGACCTATCCGAAGATGAAGGTCGAGCCGGACTTCGCGACGTACAACAACCTGAACGAGAAGCTGGCCACCTCGATCGCGGCCGGGATCCCGTACGACGTGATGGTCACCGGCGTCGGCTGGGTCCAGCCGTTCGCGTCGAAGAACATCTTCGAGGACCTGGGCAAGTACGGCGTGACACCGGACTTCATCAAGGAGAAGAGCACCCCGGCGCTGATCCCGGCGGTCACGTACGACAAGAAGCTGTACGCCTACCCGCTGCTCGCCGACGCCCGGGCGGTCGCGCTCCGCAAGAGCGCGTTCGTCGAGGCCGGTCTCGACCCGAACAAGCCGCCGACCTCGCTGGCCGAGATCAAGGTCGCGGCCGAGAAGCTGACCAAGCGGGACAAGGACGGGAACATCACCCGCAGCGGTTTCGACCTCGCTTCCGCGACCGGTTTCCGGCAGTCGTTCACGACGTTCCTGGCCTCGACCGGTACGCCGCTGTACGTCGGCGGCGAACCGAACTTCGACAACAAGGCCGGCCTGGACACGCTGCTGTGGATCAAGTCGATGATCAACAACGTCCAGCCGTACGGACAGACCAACGCTGCCCAGCAACCTCTGGTGCTGACTGGTGAGGCCGCGATGGGGATCGTCAACGGCGCCGTCGACTGCTCGGACAAGGGCATCGGCAAGAAGAACTGCGACGACCTGAAGTTCTTCCGCTTCGACAGCGGCAAGGAGATCGAGTACGTCGGTGGCGACCTGGCCTCGATCGGGTCCCGCAGCCGGCACAAGGACGCGGCCTGGGCCTTCATCCAGACCATGGTCAACAAGCCGACCCTCGACGCGATCGCCAAGCTGAACAAGAAGATCCCCGCCTACAAGGACGCCGGCAACTCGCCGCAGGCGCAGTCGAACCCGTTGAGCAACTTCACCGCGAACGGCCTGCAGTACGCCGCGAACGAGAACGAGGTGCCGTCCAACTGGCTCGAGATGCGCGGCAACTTCGACATCCAGCTCACCCAGGCGGTCCTCGGTCAGAAGGATCCCGCCAAGGTGCTGCACAACCTGGCAGGACAGTCCCGATGAGCACAACTCTTGAACGTCCAGCACTGGACACCTCGCGCAACGTCCCCACGGCCAAGGACACCGGCACGCTGCTCAAGGGTCAGAAGCGCACCGGTTGGGCCCTGCTCACGCCGGCCCTGCTGCACTCCGGCGTCTTCATCGTGATCCCGGTGATCGCGGTCCTGGTCCTCAGCCTGACCAACTACAGCTTCGGTGACACCTGGTCCTGGGTCGGGTTCGGCAACTATGCGGACCTCGCCCGCGACGTCGACTTCCAGGCCTCGCTGTGGCACACGGTCCTGTACGCGATCGTGGTGATCCCGCTCTCGATGGCGATCAGCCTCGCGGTCGCGGTCGGGCTGAACCAGAAGATCCGCGGCCTCGGCTTCTTCCGGACCGCGTTCTACATCCCGACGGTGACGGCGACCGTTGCCATCGCGACCATCTGGCTGTGGATCTACAACCCGGGCTCCGGCCTGGCGAACGGCTTCCTCAGCCTGTTCGGGTTCGCCCCGAACCGCTGGCTGGCCGACCCGGCGACCGCGCTGCCGTCGCTGATGGTGGTCGGTATCTGGCAGGGCCTCGGCACCAAGATCATCATCTACCTGGCCGCGCTGCAGGGTGTCTCCCGCGACCTGCTCGAGTCGGCCGACCTGGACGGCGCCAGCCGCTGGCAGCGTTTCGTCAACGTCACCTGGCCGTCGCTCGGCCCGGTGCAGTTCTTCGTGCTGATCACGTCGATCGTCGGCACCTTCCAGGTGTTCGACCTGGTGTACGTGATGACGCGCGGCGGACCCGGCAGTGACACCCGCGTGCTGGTGCTCGACATCTACCAGAACGCGTTCCAGGACCTGAAACTCGGCTACGCGTCCGCGGAGACCGTGATCATGATGATCGTGATCGCAGCCTTCATCGGAATCGGGCGCCTGCTCCAGAAGGCGGACACCAATGACTAGCGCTGCGCTGCCCTCGGCCGGCACCACCGTGAGCCGCCGGCCGTCGTCGATCCGGCCGGGACGGATCGCCTTGTACGTCGTCCTCGTCGTCGGCGCGCTGCTGATGATCACGCCGTTCCTGTGGATGCTGCTGACCTCGTTCAAGAGCGACCTCGAGGTGCAGCAGTTCAACTGGCTGCCCGGGGAGCTGCGCTGGCACAACTTCGTCGAGGCGATGAACACCGCGCCGTTCCTGCGGTACTTCCGCAACAGCCTGTTCATCGCGGTCGGCGAGACCGCGTTCACGCTCGTCGTCTGCACGATGGCCGGGTACGCGCTGGCCAAGGCGCCGATCCGGGGTGGCAAGTCGCTGCTGAACTACTTCATCATCCTGCTGCTGGTGCCGTTCCAGATCATCCTGGTGCCGCTGTTCATGATCGTGAAGTCGATCCCGCTGTTCGGCGGCAACAACATCCTCGGCCACGGCGGTATCGGCTGGCTGAACTCGTGGTGGGGTCTGATCATCCCGCTCGGCGCGGCGCCGCTGTTCACGTTCCTGGCCCGGCAGTTCTATGTGTCGCTGCCGGACGAGCTGGCCCAGGCGGCCCGGGTGGACGGGCTCAGCGAGTTCGGGATCTTCCTGCGGATCATGACGCCGCTGATCAAGCCGGCCCTGATCACGATCGCGGTGTTCCAGATCGAGGCGGCCTGGAACGGCTTCCTCTGGCCGCTGATGATCACGACGTCGGACGAGATGCGTCCGCTGCAGCTCGGTCTGGCGATCTTCTCGCAGAACCCGGCGGAGATTCAGTGGCCGTACCTGATGGCCGGTACGGCGCTGGCGACGCTGCCGATGATCGTGCTGTTCGTGTTCGCCCAGAAACGCTTCGTCGAAGGTATGGCGAACGTCGGGATCAAGGGCTGAAACCGGCCCGGATCCTCGAACAGGTGCTCACCCCGCCCCGGGTGAGCACCTGCGAGGCCCCCTCCACATGCGGTGGTCCCGAAGAAACACCGGAGCTTCCCACGTAGTCCCCCCACTGGGTCACTCGTCCGGTTTATCGGCGCAGTGTGCCCGCCGTTACAGCATTCATGAGGTTTTTTCGCTAGTTCCTGAATTGATTTGCCGAACTCCGCGCGATGTACGACGTTTTGCATGCGCACGGCGACGTTCGGTGAGGATTCAGCCGGTGTGCGCGCGGACGACGTACCGGATCATCGGGTCGAGGTCGGTTGTGCCGAGCAACTCGAGGGCGTTGGTGGCGCGGAGGGTGGCCAGGCCCTGCAGGTTTGTCCACAGGGCGGTGGCGCGGAGTTCGGCCTCGGCGGGGTGAAGCTCGGCGACGAGGTCGACGAAGGTCGCGAACAGCGGGAGCGAGGTCGCGCGGAGGTTGCCCCCGGCCCCGGCCAGCAGGTCGTGACGGAAGATCAGGTCGAACATGCCGGGGCGCTCGGCGGCGAAGTCGAGGTACCTGCGGGCGGCGTCGACCAGTTGGTCCTCGGGCGGTGACCCGTCGGCGGGCTCGAGTCGCGCGGCGAGATCGGCGAGGCCGGTGGCCGCGATCGCTGCCAGCAGGGCGTTGTGTGTGGGGAAGTAGCGCCGGGGTGCGCCGTGCGAGACTCCGGCGCGGCGGGCGATCGCGCGCAGGGTGAGATCGGCGAGGCCCTCCTCCTCGAGGAGTTCGACGCCGGCTTGAACGAGCCGATCGGGCAGTGTCACGTAGACATTGTCTCCTGCTTGGGTCGGCCCGCCGGGTTGGGTACGATCGCGGCGTGACTGCCGGGTCGGCTGCTTCCAGCCATTCACGAGTTGGGGTCCCGGCTGCGTTCTGAGCGCGGCGCGGGCACCACCGGGCGTTTCTCTCCCCGTCTGTTTTTCCTTTCACGACACCAGAGAGAAGCGAATCCTGAACGATTTCACCGCACAGCTCATCGACGAGTTCCGGGCGAACGCCGGCCAGGTCGGCGGTCCCTTCGAGAACTCCAGGTTGTTGCTCCTGACAACAACTGGCGCGCGCTCCGGGCAGCCGCGCACCGTGATCCTGGGGTACTACCCGGATCGCGACCGGGTGCTCGTCGTCGGCTCCGCCGGCGGCAGTCCCGACCACCCGGCCTGGTACCGCAACCTGCTCGCCGATCCCGAGGTCAGTGTCGACCTCGGGCTGTTCACCTATCCCGCCACAGCGGTCGTACTGCGTGGCGCCGAGCGTGACGAGGTCTTCGCCCGTCTCGTCGAGGCTGATCCGGGGTGGGGCGAGTACCAGGCCCGCACCACCCGGACCATCCCGGTCGTCGCACTGGTGCAGCGACCGGGTCCACCACCCGGTGCCGAGCGCGGATCGTTCGCCGACGCGCTGAAGATCATCCACGCGGCCTTCCGGCGTGAGCTTTCCCTGATCCGGGCCGAGGTCGCGAAGTCCGGCACGCTGGGCGCGCAGCTCCGGATCAACTGCCTGACGGCGTGCCAGGGCCTGCACTATCACCACACCGGCGAGTCGACCGGCCTCTTCCCCTCGCTGCTGCAGCAGCATCCGGAGC carries:
- a CDS encoding MFS transporter, coding for MYATTDTLATTPATQGGRSRWLALYTLCAGMLMIVLDVTVVNVALPAIQDDLGFTSSSLAWVVNAYLIAFGGLLLLAGRLGDLLGRRNIFTAGLIVFTAASVLCGLAQTQEMLVIARFIQGVGGALTSAVILGMIVTLFPEPREQAKAIGVYAFVASAGGSIGLLAGGVLTQAISWHWIFFVNLPLGVLTAVLAVKLIEKDKGLGIGKGTDVPGAVLITAALMVGVFTIVKPAAELGWTAPRTLALAAATLVLLAGFIVREATAANPLVPLRIFRSRTLTGANLIQALSASGMFGIFFLGSLYLQRVLGYDALEIGLAFLPTTVVMGLLSVKYSEKLVMRFGPRRPLIAGLSLIVVGLALFTQAPVGGNYFVHVLPVLALLGLGGGICFPALMGLSMADVKPEDAGLASGLIGTMGEVGAALGLAILATLSATRTATSTKPALQALTDGYHFSFAVAAAIVAAAVAIALTVMRQPKPQPKAEETPDPILCEAA
- a CDS encoding DUF624 domain-containing protein, with product MQNANRTNTVLSKLSVVGDLLMLQLVFLVLSLGIITLFPAAFALQRVLADAISQDKPKLLRRYFGEFRWAMKHFWLSGFGLYAGAVLLAFGISFWAFAAGPMRVFALVVLIPLTGMILGLYLSGLAMLPQAGEDATMKTVFRSANLFLLRRPLPVAGGVVVLLTWFALAATVPTLLVVGSGLVPALTAYTLSRPRREKTSEDVSI
- a CDS encoding substrate-binding domain-containing protein → MLAQERHELILRSLRRHGRLRVADLVAELGVSAITVRRDLAELDSAGLLRRVHGGAIGTGTADQGARGSQLTIGIIVPSAASYYSDVIRGAEAMADRYGARLVLGVSGYDATMERDRIDKVLGIGVAGLLISTALGDGDADRLDSRLDEIDVPVVLMERAFGFPHVNREYDHVRTDHAYGAMLALRHFVALGHRRIAINLQATVTAYWLRSGIEKAAKALGVEVFLSPVDLPMRGDDPGAIAQLDAFLAECESFGTRAVLVHSDEHGARLVERAMELGLRVPEDLAVIAYNDVTASLAVVPLTAISPARRALGETACDLLLRKLQSPTTPTQHLSLLPTLNIRTSCGAPGILVPG
- a CDS encoding extracellular solute-binding protein, yielding MRRGVGLTVLAAALSVVVSGCGSGVIDKSTDGVPPAEATGTLRVLIPSFPPSTKGREAFQNVVDEFHKTYPKMKVEPDFATYNNLNEKLATSIAAGIPYDVMVTGVGWVQPFASKNIFEDLGKYGVTPDFIKEKSTPALIPAVTYDKKLYAYPLLADARAVALRKSAFVEAGLDPNKPPTSLAEIKVAAEKLTKRDKDGNITRSGFDLASATGFRQSFTTFLASTGTPLYVGGEPNFDNKAGLDTLLWIKSMINNVQPYGQTNAAQQPLVLTGEAAMGIVNGAVDCSDKGIGKKNCDDLKFFRFDSGKEIEYVGGDLASIGSRSRHKDAAWAFIQTMVNKPTLDAIAKLNKKIPAYKDAGNSPQAQSNPLSNFTANGLQYAANENEVPSNWLEMRGNFDIQLTQAVLGQKDPAKVLHNLAGQSR
- a CDS encoding carbohydrate ABC transporter permease — encoded protein: MSTTLERPALDTSRNVPTAKDTGTLLKGQKRTGWALLTPALLHSGVFIVIPVIAVLVLSLTNYSFGDTWSWVGFGNYADLARDVDFQASLWHTVLYAIVVIPLSMAISLAVAVGLNQKIRGLGFFRTAFYIPTVTATVAIATIWLWIYNPGSGLANGFLSLFGFAPNRWLADPATALPSLMVVGIWQGLGTKIIIYLAALQGVSRDLLESADLDGASRWQRFVNVTWPSLGPVQFFVLITSIVGTFQVFDLVYVMTRGGPGSDTRVLVLDIYQNAFQDLKLGYASAETVIMMIVIAAFIGIGRLLQKADTND
- a CDS encoding carbohydrate ABC transporter permease; the encoded protein is MTSAALPSAGTTVSRRPSSIRPGRIALYVVLVVGALLMITPFLWMLLTSFKSDLEVQQFNWLPGELRWHNFVEAMNTAPFLRYFRNSLFIAVGETAFTLVVCTMAGYALAKAPIRGGKSLLNYFIILLLVPFQIILVPLFMIVKSIPLFGGNNILGHGGIGWLNSWWGLIIPLGAAPLFTFLARQFYVSLPDELAQAARVDGLSEFGIFLRIMTPLIKPALITIAVFQIEAAWNGFLWPLMITTSDEMRPLQLGLAIFSQNPAEIQWPYLMAGTALATLPMIVLFVFAQKRFVEGMANVGIKG
- a CDS encoding TetR/AcrR family transcriptional regulator, whose translation is MTLPDRLVQAGVELLEEEGLADLTLRAIARRAGVSHGAPRRYFPTHNALLAAIAATGLADLAARLEPADGSPPEDQLVDAARRYLDFAAERPGMFDLIFRHDLLAGAGGNLRATSLPLFATFVDLVAELHPAEAELRATALWTNLQGLATLRATNALELLGTTDLDPMIRYVVRAHTG
- a CDS encoding nitroreductase/quinone reductase family protein, giving the protein MDEFRANAGQVGGPFENSRLLLLTTTGARSGQPRTVILGYYPDRDRVLVVGSAGGSPDHPAWYRNLLADPEVSVDLGLFTYPATAVVLRGAERDEVFARLVEADPGWGEYQARTTRTIPVVALVQRPGPPPGAERGSFADALKIIHAAFRRELSLIRAEVAKSGTLGAQLRINCLTACQGLHYHHTGESTGLFPSLLQQHPELAGVIAVLQAEHDKIAVLLEELERLATTPAAEILPQVDELIAQLNAHLDREEAELLPYL